Proteins encoded by one window of Elusimicrobiota bacterium:
- the pstC gene encoding phosphate ABC transporter permease subunit PstC, which produces MIAAVSDRVRKVPGSRERAGDRLFRRVIAGFAGVILLAALALAWQLARESAETWRTFGLSFLWTSDWDPVADSFGALPFLYGTAVSSVLALLVAVPLGVGAAVFLTELAPKRLAEVLMFAIELLAAVPSVILGLMGIFLLVPAVRAAGSPYGVGMLTAGLILAFMILPYITTITREVLLTVPRPLKEAMYALGATRWEVVRGVSLPYARSGIVGAVFLSLGRALGETMAVTMVIGNTPQIKASLLEPGYSMAAVIANELAEAASDAHLSALVAIGLTLMAVTVVVNGAARLMLYRLGVRK; this is translated from the coding sequence ATGATTGCCGCGGTCTCAGACCGCGTCCGCAAGGTCCCCGGCTCTCGCGAGAGAGCCGGGGACCGCCTTTTTCGCCGGGTCATCGCCGGCTTCGCCGGCGTCATCCTGCTCGCGGCCCTGGCGCTGGCCTGGCAGCTCGCGCGCGAGTCCGCCGAGACCTGGAGGACCTTCGGCCTCTCTTTCCTCTGGACCTCGGATTGGGACCCGGTCGCCGACTCGTTCGGCGCGCTCCCGTTCCTGTACGGCACCGCCGTCTCCTCCGTTCTCGCTTTGCTGGTCGCCGTCCCCCTCGGCGTCGGCGCCGCCGTGTTCCTGACCGAGCTCGCGCCGAAGCGGCTCGCCGAGGTCCTCATGTTCGCCATCGAGCTCCTGGCGGCGGTGCCGAGCGTGATCCTCGGCTTGATGGGCATCTTCCTCCTCGTCCCCGCGGTGCGCGCGGCGGGCTCGCCCTACGGCGTCGGCATGCTCACCGCCGGGCTCATACTGGCCTTCATGATCCTGCCCTACATCACGACCATCACCCGCGAGGTCCTGCTCACCGTCCCCCGCCCCCTCAAGGAGGCGATGTACGCCCTCGGCGCCACCCGCTGGGAGGTGGTGCGCGGCGTGAGCCTGCCTTACGCCCGCTCGGGCATCGTCGGCGCGGTGTTCCTCTCCCTCGGGCGCGCGCTCGGCGAGACCATGGCGGTCACGATGGTGATCGGCAATACTCCCCAGATCAAGGCCTCGCTGCTCGAGCCGGGCTACAGCATGGCCGCCGTCATCGCCAACGAGCTCGCCGAGGCCGCGAGCGACGCCCACCTCTCCGCGCTCGTCGCGATCGGGCTGACCTTGATGGCCGTCACCGTCGTCGTCAACGGCGCCGCGCGCCTCATGCTGTACCGGCTCGGGGTCCGCAAATGA
- the pstS gene encoding phosphate ABC transporter substrate-binding protein PstS, whose amino-acid sequence MNRTLSLIALLVAAPAAAQMKTLNGAGATFPYPIYSKWFDEYHKVKPELQINYQSIGSGGGIRQITERTVDFGATDGPMTNQQQFKVDGKILHIPAVLGAVVPAYNLKGIEDLKLSGPVLADIFLGKITRWTDPAIAKLNPGAAFPDAAITVVHRSDGSGTTYCWVDYLSKVSPEWKSKVGVATAVKWPVGLGGKGNEGVAGLVKQTPNALGYVELIYAKQNDISYASVLNKAGKFVKASIPSVTAAAAGTKMPKDYRVSITDAEGEAAYPVSTFTWLLIYEKNAGDKGAVLKDFLKWMLKDGQGMASALGYAPLPDSVNSMVAKTIESIK is encoded by the coding sequence ATGAACCGCACTCTCAGCCTGATCGCCCTCCTCGTCGCGGCCCCCGCCGCGGCGCAGATGAAGACGCTCAACGGAGCGGGCGCCACCTTCCCGTATCCGATCTACTCCAAGTGGTTCGACGAGTACCACAAGGTCAAGCCCGAGCTGCAGATCAACTACCAGTCGATCGGCTCCGGCGGCGGCATCCGCCAGATCACCGAGCGCACCGTGGACTTCGGCGCCACCGACGGCCCGATGACCAACCAGCAGCAGTTCAAGGTGGACGGGAAGATCCTCCACATCCCCGCGGTGCTCGGCGCCGTCGTTCCCGCCTACAACCTGAAGGGCATCGAGGACCTGAAGCTGTCCGGCCCCGTCCTGGCCGACATCTTCCTCGGCAAGATCACCCGTTGGACCGATCCGGCCATCGCCAAGCTGAACCCCGGCGCGGCCTTCCCCGACGCGGCCATCACCGTCGTGCACCGCTCGGACGGGTCCGGCACGACCTACTGCTGGGTGGACTACCTCTCCAAGGTCAGCCCGGAGTGGAAGTCGAAGGTCGGCGTCGCCACCGCCGTCAAGTGGCCCGTCGGCCTCGGCGGCAAGGGCAACGAGGGCGTCGCCGGTCTCGTCAAGCAGACCCCGAACGCGCTCGGCTACGTCGAGCTGATCTACGCGAAGCAGAACGACATCTCCTACGCGTCGGTCCTCAACAAGGCCGGCAAGTTCGTCAAGGCGTCCATCCCGTCGGTGACCGCCGCCGCCGCGGGCACCAAGATGCCGAAGGACTACCGCGTGTCGATCACCGACGCCGAGGGCGAGGCCGCGTACCCGGTCTCGACCTTCACCTGGCTGCTGATCTACGAGAAGAACGCCGGCGACAAGGGCGCGGTCCTCAAGGACTTCCTCAAGTGGATGCTCAAGGACGGCCAGGGCATGGCGAGCGCGCTCGGCTACGCGCCGCTTCCCGACTCGGTCAACTCCATGGTCGCCAAGACCATCGAGAGCATAAAATAG